Proteins from one Acropora muricata isolate sample 2 chromosome 9, ASM3666990v1, whole genome shotgun sequence genomic window:
- the LOC136930091 gene encoding uncharacterized protein → MILLEEVMRVVIDHCEGKDCKWQFRETCEAMCKTEPFREDPPPVCLHHEERPLAMMDLNVAKAYDFDFKYGKKSALDFCEDLAAIDQSMMQGPKTVVRRRRIIKRRKYPRFGFVPSLEDIKENELFQATENIVDEKKDLAAIHRERALSCGMSVKEEGRRHRHRRSSRK, encoded by the coding sequence TTGTGATAGATCATTGCGAGGGAAAAGACTGCAAGTGGCAATTTAGGGAAACTTGTGAAGCTATGTGCAAAACAGAACCATTTCGTGAAGATCCACCACCCGTGTGTCTTCATCACGAGGAAAGACCACTAGCCATGATGGATTTGAACGTGGCTAAAGCCTACGATTTCGACTTTAAATACGGAAAGAAATCCGCTCTGGACTTTTGCGAAGACCTTGCGGCTATCGACCAGAGCATGATGCAGGGGCCTAAGACTGTGGTTCGCCGTCGAAGGATCATAAAACGCCGAAAATATCCCAGGTTTGGATTTGTTCCCAGTCTGGAGGACATTAAGGAAAACGAACTCTTTCAAGCAACCGAGAATATTGTCGATGAGAAGAAAGATTTGGCGGCCATTCATCGCGAGAGAGCGCTGAGTTGTGGCATGTCAGTCAAGGAAGAAGGTCGTCGCCATCGCCATAGAAGAAGCTCTCGAAAATAA